A genome region from Schistocerca americana isolate TAMUIC-IGC-003095 chromosome 1, iqSchAmer2.1, whole genome shotgun sequence includes the following:
- the LOC124612845 gene encoding uncharacterized protein LOC124612845 isoform X2: MQAKMETEIKAKIVASDKQCFSENAIHEQILHIKDKENGIVLCAPSAESDLCQENRNNAKHVTNFHQNNVERCDSNNKIVGSEETCKIEMSPPSEICSIPIPLSETVKLHPSDKTSTTTESLSQSEQSLDFDAVRDTTGAHKLKSRKHVNICTESEDQEEDGINNFETMALRGSETSESVADHSAVSNSTDGCLTVTGTIKRGKKAGQCVDIRLNMSREELEHLEANITAKKSSSSSASTWLSCGIKSGPHIMVITALILPIVSLVSGAYSFYIGTITWYNIFTYYTEEKPTFCRVLVSPILILLYPFLIVIFTLGLGIYAGFVQLSWFYDSWYKEITDLEKGFYGWLCAVLRHEECSPYEVVILTDIQGTGRVEPIERSSSGDLSG, encoded by the coding sequence GACAAGGAAAATGGTATCGTGCTGTGTGCTCCTTCTGCTGAAAGTGACTTGTGCcaagaaaacagaaataatgcAAAACATGTGACTAATTTTCACCAGAATAATGTTGAAAGATGTGACAGTAATAATAAAATTGTTGGCAGTGAAGAGACATGCAAGATTGAAATGTCGCCACCATCAGAAATCTGCAGCATTCCTATCCCACTTTCAGAAACAGTTAAATTACATCCTTCTGACAAGACAAGTACAACAACTGAAAGTCTTAGTCAGAGTGAACAAAGTTTAGATTTTGATGCTGTGCGGGATACTACAGGGGCTCATAAACTGAAATCTAGAAAGCATGTCAATATCTGCACAGAGAGCGAGGACCAAGAGGAAGATGGAATCAATAATTTTGAGACTATGGCCCTTCGAGGTTCTGAGACATCAGAATCTGTAGCGGATCATTCAGCAGTGAGCAACAGCACTGATGGATGCCTTACAGTTACTGGAACCATTAAACGTGGCAAGAAGGCAGGTCAGTGCGTGGATATTAGACTGAATATGTCTCGTGAAGAGCTTGAGCATCTTGAAGCAAATATAACTGCAAAAAAATCCAGTTCCAGTTCAGCTTCAACTTGGTTATCATGTGGTATTAAGAGTGGTCCCCATATAATGGTAATAACTGCCCTTATTTTACCTATTGTAAGTCTTGTGTCGGGTGCGTATTCATTTTACATTGGGACAATTACTTGGTACAACATTTTTACATATTATACTGAAGAAAAGCCTACATTCTGTAGGGTACTTGTCTCTCCCATTCTCATTTTATTGTATCCTTTTCTTATAGTTATTTTTACTCTTGGTCTTGGCATTTATGCAGGTTTTGTTCAGCTGTCATGGTTTTATGACAGCTGGTATAAGGAAATAACAGATCTAGAGAAAGGGTTTTATGGCTGGTTGTGTGCTGTACTGAGGCACGAGGAATGCTCTCCATATGAAGTTGTAATCTTAACAGACATTCAGGGAACAGGCAGAGTGGAACCTATTGAAAGATCATCATCTGGAGATCTATCAGGTTAA
- the LOC124612845 gene encoding uncharacterized protein LOC124612845 isoform X1, whose amino-acid sequence MPHKSGYCTIQPADQMETDYEVPSKFYQVLIIVSHDKENGIVLCAPSAESDLCQENRNNAKHVTNFHQNNVERCDSNNKIVGSEETCKIEMSPPSEICSIPIPLSETVKLHPSDKTSTTTESLSQSEQSLDFDAVRDTTGAHKLKSRKHVNICTESEDQEEDGINNFETMALRGSETSESVADHSAVSNSTDGCLTVTGTIKRGKKAGQCVDIRLNMSREELEHLEANITAKKSSSSSASTWLSCGIKSGPHIMVITALILPIVSLVSGAYSFYIGTITWYNIFTYYTEEKPTFCRVLVSPILILLYPFLIVIFTLGLGIYAGFVQLSWFYDSWYKEITDLEKGFYGWLCAVLRHEECSPYEVVILTDIQGTGRVEPIERSSSGDLSG is encoded by the coding sequence GACAAGGAAAATGGTATCGTGCTGTGTGCTCCTTCTGCTGAAAGTGACTTGTGCcaagaaaacagaaataatgcAAAACATGTGACTAATTTTCACCAGAATAATGTTGAAAGATGTGACAGTAATAATAAAATTGTTGGCAGTGAAGAGACATGCAAGATTGAAATGTCGCCACCATCAGAAATCTGCAGCATTCCTATCCCACTTTCAGAAACAGTTAAATTACATCCTTCTGACAAGACAAGTACAACAACTGAAAGTCTTAGTCAGAGTGAACAAAGTTTAGATTTTGATGCTGTGCGGGATACTACAGGGGCTCATAAACTGAAATCTAGAAAGCATGTCAATATCTGCACAGAGAGCGAGGACCAAGAGGAAGATGGAATCAATAATTTTGAGACTATGGCCCTTCGAGGTTCTGAGACATCAGAATCTGTAGCGGATCATTCAGCAGTGAGCAACAGCACTGATGGATGCCTTACAGTTACTGGAACCATTAAACGTGGCAAGAAGGCAGGTCAGTGCGTGGATATTAGACTGAATATGTCTCGTGAAGAGCTTGAGCATCTTGAAGCAAATATAACTGCAAAAAAATCCAGTTCCAGTTCAGCTTCAACTTGGTTATCATGTGGTATTAAGAGTGGTCCCCATATAATGGTAATAACTGCCCTTATTTTACCTATTGTAAGTCTTGTGTCGGGTGCGTATTCATTTTACATTGGGACAATTACTTGGTACAACATTTTTACATATTATACTGAAGAAAAGCCTACATTCTGTAGGGTACTTGTCTCTCCCATTCTCATTTTATTGTATCCTTTTCTTATAGTTATTTTTACTCTTGGTCTTGGCATTTATGCAGGTTTTGTTCAGCTGTCATGGTTTTATGACAGCTGGTATAAGGAAATAACAGATCTAGAGAAAGGGTTTTATGGCTGGTTGTGTGCTGTACTGAGGCACGAGGAATGCTCTCCATATGAAGTTGTAATCTTAACAGACATTCAGGGAACAGGCAGAGTGGAACCTATTGAAAGATCATCATCTGGAGATCTATCAGGTTAA